A portion of the Luxibacter massiliensis genome contains these proteins:
- the tnpA gene encoding IS66 family insertion sequence element accessory protein TnpA, whose protein sequence is MAGTRKARVPMAEQIRLINECRQSGMTDADWCRENDIAVSTFYNWVSRCRKAAADQIPAANYGHSPVPRPKQDVVPIDIVPDHIPEQHTASQMLNSHLDNSHTIEVAMKDITVHISNDADPVLLTRIFRLIQEISC, encoded by the coding sequence ATGGCAGGTACTCGCAAAGCCCGTGTTCCGATGGCGGAACAGATCAGGCTTATCAATGAATGCCGCCAGAGCGGCATGACAGATGCTGACTGGTGCCGTGAAAACGACATTGCAGTAAGCACCTTTTACAACTGGGTCAGCCGTTGCCGGAAAGCGGCAGCGGATCAGATCCCAGCAGCGAATTATGGTCATTCTCCGGTTCCCCGCCCGAAACAGGACGTGGTCCCCATTGACATTGTTCCGGATCACATCCCGGAACAGCATACAGCATCACAGATGCTAAACTCGCACCTTGACAATTCACATACGATCGAAGTTGCCATGAAGGATATCACAGTCCACATCAGCAATGATGCAGATCCGGTCCTGCTCACCAGGATATTCCGCCTGATTCAGGAGATCTCATGTTAG